In a genomic window of Thermoprotei archaeon:
- a CDS encoding CorA family divalent cation transporter, which produces MRITYIVYDGKKIEEKECKEAMKKDVRDKCLIMVYVESVDEMFASLDQLNIGNVSVKLSKDDIERSRLIADEQLILTSQLFRVKGSKMDYMPLLVLLYKNTNTVIIISLSQEFLSKVKECLVRNDYRVQELDVDVLFSVIMGKLVDDYYDVTDLMDEQIDELEDLVVKEPAKINMGMLRDVRSNLVVLRRTFYFMREHVSLLLGKGIYKLSTESERLLREFYEDSAHLIELIELQKERLADVRDLHLSSISLSLNIVMKKLTAINVIALPLIIIAGIYGMNLEIPEARLPYAYPVILTVMITFAIILVLFFRKIGWF; this is translated from the coding sequence ATGAGAATTACATATATTGTTTATGATGGTAAGAAGATAGAGGAGAAAGAGTGCAAGGAAGCTATGAAGAAAGATGTTAGGGATAAGTGTTTAATAATGGTTTATGTAGAAAGTGTTGATGAAATGTTTGCCTCACTGGATCAGTTAAATATTGGTAATGTGTCGGTAAAGTTGTCTAAGGATGATATAGAAAGATCTAGGCTTATTGCTGATGAACAGTTGATACTTACATCACAACTTTTTCGAGTCAAAGGGAGTAAAATGGATTATATGCCGTTATTGGTACTGCTATATAAGAATACAAATACAGTAATTATTATTAGTTTGTCTCAGGAATTTCTCAGTAAAGTTAAGGAGTGTTTGGTAAGGAATGATTATAGAGTTCAGGAACTAGATGTTGATGTTTTGTTTTCTGTTATTATGGGTAAATTGGTTGATGATTATTATGATGTAACTGATTTAATGGATGAACAGATTGATGAATTAGAGGATTTAGTTGTTAAAGAACCTGCTAAGATTAATATGGGAATGCTTAGAGATGTTAGATCAAATTTAGTTGTATTGAGGCGTACATTTTATTTTATGAGGGAACACGTATCATTGCTGCTTGGCAAGGGTATTTATAAACTTTCAACTGAGAGTGAGAGACTTCTTAGAGAATTTTATGAAGATTCTGCTCACCTGATCGAGCTTATTGAATTGCAAAAGGAAAGGTTAGCTGATGTACGTGATTTGCATTTGTCTTCAATATCATTGTCATTAAATATTGTGATGAAAAAGTTGACTGCAATAAACGTGATTGCCTTACCACTTATAATTATTGCGGGAATATATGGCATGAACCTTGAAATACCGGAAGCGCGTTTACCGTATGCCTATCCAGTAATTTTGACTGTAATGATAACATTCGCTATAATATTAGTACTTTTCTTTCGTAAGATTGGTTGGTTTTAA
- a CDS encoding M55 family metallopeptidase: MKAYVSVDMEGMPGIFHVSQTAPKAFLHDEGRRIVTRITKITAETLYQNGFDEIYVADSHWYMGSIVYEEMPEYVYLVRGSLRPVDMVYGIEHGFDAALFIGYHAAAGTSYAILDHTYSGQSFHEILVNSIKASEFYINALIAGEYNVPVILVGGDDKLKLDVLEKAPWVEYVVFKESITRYSSISPSLIKIEKNLKEGIRKAILKIGKEAKPLKINNPVTFTFVMKSTAYADTGERIPNMERVDPYTLRYRAQNVVEAYKVMQVLANLVSALESEIAGLR; encoded by the coding sequence ATGAAGGCTTATGTATCTGTTGATATGGAAGGAATGCCTGGGATTTTTCATGTGTCTCAGACAGCCCCTAAAGCATTTTTGCATGATGAAGGGCGAAGAATCGTTACAAGAATAACAAAAATTACTGCTGAAACATTGTATCAGAACGGATTTGATGAGATTTATGTGGCAGACTCACACTGGTATATGGGAAGCATAGTTTACGAGGAGATGCCAGAATATGTATATCTCGTACGAGGAAGTTTAAGACCAGTGGACATGGTTTATGGAATAGAGCATGGATTTGATGCAGCATTATTCATAGGGTATCATGCAGCGGCGGGGACTTCTTACGCAATACTTGATCATACATACAGTGGGCAATCGTTTCATGAGATACTTGTGAACAGTATTAAAGCCAGTGAATTCTATATTAATGCTTTGATAGCAGGTGAATACAACGTTCCAGTAATACTTGTAGGTGGTGATGATAAATTAAAGCTTGATGTGCTTGAAAAAGCACCATGGGTTGAGTATGTTGTATTTAAAGAATCCATTACTAGATATTCCTCAATATCACCATCTCTAATAAAAATTGAGAAGAACCTGAAAGAGGGTATCAGAAAAGCCATTTTGAAAATAGGTAAAGAAGCAAAACCTCTTAAAATCAATAATCCAGTAACGTTCACTTTTGTGATGAAGAGTACTGCGTATGCTGATACAGGTGAGCGTATTCCAAATATGGAAAGGGTTGATCCTTACACGTTAAGGTATCGTGCACAAAATGTTGTAGAAGCTTATAAAGTAATGCAAGTACTTGCTAATCTTGTTTCAGCTCTTGAAAGCGAAATAGCAGGGTTACGTTAA
- the pdxS gene encoding pyridoxal 5'-phosphate synthase lyase subunit PdxS, with translation MISLVPEEIGPKGLKKIIMNDIEHVQGSTLVKRGFAHMLKHGVIMDVTNIEQAQIAEDAGAVSVMVLDKLPYDVRKEGGVARTASLKVIESIMDHVTIPVMAKCRIGHTYEARLLEAIGVDMIDESEVLTPTDEERHIWKWDFTTPFVNGARDLGESLRRIEEGAAMIRTKGEAGTGNVAEAVRHMRIMNNEIRRVKAIYEDGDMQELIRVSRELKVSYKLVEEVARLGRLPVVNFAAGGIATPADAALMMLLGSDGVFVGSGIFKSSDPLERAKAIVLAVTHYDDPEIVAEAQSMIDERKSMIGMDIKKLELRMQERGAQA, from the coding sequence ATGATATCACTTGTTCCTGAAGAAATTGGCCCAAAGGGGTTAAAGAAAATCATCATGAATGATATTGAACATGTGCAAGGTTCAACTTTAGTAAAGCGTGGTTTCGCCCATATGTTAAAGCATGGAGTTATAATGGATGTCACTAATATCGAGCAAGCGCAAATAGCTGAAGATGCTGGTGCTGTTTCAGTAATGGTATTAGATAAACTACCCTATGATGTAAGAAAGGAGGGAGGTGTAGCTAGAACTGCTAGTCTTAAGGTTATCGAAAGCATAATGGATCATGTGACGATTCCTGTAATGGCAAAATGTAGAATAGGTCACACATACGAAGCTAGGCTTCTGGAAGCAATAGGTGTTGATATGATAGATGAATCCGAAGTTCTCACTCCTACTGATGAGGAGCGTCATATATGGAAATGGGATTTCACAACACCTTTTGTAAACGGTGCAAGGGACTTGGGGGAATCACTTCGTAGGATCGAAGAAGGGGCTGCAATGATAAGAACTAAAGGTGAGGCTGGAACCGGCAATGTAGCAGAAGCTGTAAGACATATGAGAATAATGAATAACGAGATAAGACGTGTAAAAGCTATTTATGAAGATGGTGACATGCAAGAGCTCATTCGTGTTTCACGAGAATTAAAGGTTAGTTATAAACTAGTAGAAGAAGTTGCACGTCTTGGCAGGCTTCCGGTAGTAAATTTTGCTGCAGGTGGAATAGCAACACCAGCGGATGCTGCATTAATGATGCTGCTCGGAAGTGACGGAGTGTTTGTGGGTTCAGGAATATTCAAATCTTCAGATCCACTGGAAAGAGCTAAAGCTATTGTTTTGGCTGTGACACACTATGATGATCCTGAAATTGTTGCAGAAGCGCAGAGCATGATAGATGAAAGAAAATCCATGATAGGTATGGACATCAAGAAACTAGAACTTCGCATGCAAGAGAGAGGTGCTCAAGCATGA
- the pdxT gene encoding pyridoxal 5'-phosphate synthase glutaminase subunit PdxT → MNIGVLGLQGDIEEHISALKIAMDKLNIKGKIIWVKKPKGLENLSGLIIPGGESTTIGSLMKHNELLEHIRNKIETENLAIWGTCAGLIIMAKKTYDRTVGETTQPLLGIIDMVVERNTYGRQKDSFEVDLNIPVIGSKPFKGVFIRAPSIKEVDSSVEILATLDNKPVAIKQGIHMGTTFHPELTNDTRLHEYFLANIKSSF, encoded by the coding sequence ATGAACATTGGAGTTTTAGGATTACAAGGTGATATCGAAGAACACATTTCTGCATTAAAAATAGCTATGGACAAACTAAATATTAAAGGCAAAATAATATGGGTCAAAAAACCTAAAGGCTTAGAGAATCTCAGTGGATTAATTATTCCGGGTGGTGAAAGTACTACAATCGGTTCATTGATGAAACATAATGAATTACTAGAACATATTAGAAACAAGATTGAGACTGAGAACTTGGCTATTTGGGGAACATGCGCAGGTCTTATAATAATGGCAAAGAAAACATATGATAGAACTGTTGGAGAAACAACACAACCGCTGCTTGGAATTATAGACATGGTAGTTGAAAGAAACACCTATGGTCGTCAAAAAGATTCATTCGAGGTAGATCTTAACATACCAGTAATCGGTTCTAAACCATTCAAAGGAGTATTCATAAGAGCGCCCTCAATAAAAGAAGTGGATTCTTCTGTGGAAATACTTGCTACGCTCGATAATAAACCAGTCGCCATTAAACAAGGCATACATATGGGTACTACATTTCATCCAGAACTAACTAATGATACAAGACTTCATGAATATTTCCTAGCAAACATTAAATCCTCTTTTTAA
- a CDS encoding fatty acid--CoA ligase yields MSYYEYPLLIKKILVQTLYRQPPTEIVYRDISRYSWMKFYERIQRLANALESIGAKKGSKVAVIDFDTHRYLEAYFAIPMIGAVLHTVNIRLPPEQILYTAVHAEDDIVLVRDEFLPLVEKVASALPTVKAWIIMSDTGSTPSTSLKPAYYYEDLLNSVSSHYEFPDFDENTEATLFYTSGTTGLPKGVHFTHRQLVLHTLALTSMLSSYPSVVNITSKDVMMPLVPFFHVHSWGLPYTAAMLGNKIVLLGRYDPKIALELIKKEKVTFSHMVPTILHMILNHPEIDNYKDYLKNWKVVIGGAALPKTLALKAMQFGIKIMAGYGLSETAPVLTIANPREDMLEWPSEKLIDIVIKTGIPIPLVELRVIDAEGKDVPRDSKTVGEIVVRTPWLTRDYYKDPEKTKELWAGGWLHTGDIAVIDEYGYIKIVDRIKDVVKSGGEWISSLTLEDLIALHPAVSEVAVIGAPHPRWGERPVAIIVAKKGMQVTEDELKKHLENYVESGRITKWWIPDKFIFVNEIPKTSTGKIDKKILRDQYKTLF; encoded by the coding sequence ATGTCCTATTATGAATATCCGTTGCTCATTAAAAAGATTCTAGTCCAGACACTATATAGACAACCACCTACTGAGATCGTTTACAGAGATATTTCAAGGTATAGCTGGATGAAATTTTATGAAAGGATTCAAAGACTTGCTAATGCGTTAGAATCGATAGGCGCTAAAAAAGGTTCAAAAGTAGCTGTGATTGATTTTGATACGCACAGATACTTAGAAGCTTATTTTGCTATTCCTATGATAGGGGCAGTTTTGCATACTGTGAACATACGATTACCACCTGAACAAATACTCTATACAGCAGTTCATGCCGAAGATGATATAGTTCTTGTACGGGATGAATTTTTACCGTTGGTTGAAAAAGTTGCTAGTGCATTACCTACAGTAAAGGCATGGATAATAATGAGTGATACCGGAAGCACGCCTTCAACATCGCTGAAACCAGCATATTACTATGAAGATCTGTTAAATTCCGTTTCATCGCATTATGAGTTTCCAGACTTTGATGAAAACACCGAAGCAACACTTTTTTACACAAGCGGCACGACAGGTCTTCCGAAAGGTGTTCATTTCACTCACAGGCAATTAGTCCTCCATACGCTTGCACTAACATCGATGTTATCATCTTATCCAAGTGTAGTGAATATCACATCAAAAGATGTTATGATGCCACTCGTACCTTTCTTTCATGTTCATTCATGGGGGCTACCCTACACCGCCGCAATGCTTGGAAATAAAATTGTACTGTTAGGACGATATGATCCCAAAATTGCTCTAGAGTTAATTAAAAAAGAAAAGGTAACGTTCTCTCATATGGTTCCTACAATACTTCATATGATACTCAATCATCCAGAAATCGATAACTACAAGGATTATTTAAAGAATTGGAAAGTAGTGATCGGTGGCGCTGCATTACCAAAAACGTTAGCTTTGAAAGCAATGCAATTTGGAATTAAAATAATGGCTGGTTATGGTCTTTCCGAAACTGCACCAGTACTCACTATAGCAAATCCAAGAGAAGATATGCTCGAATGGCCTTCTGAAAAATTAATTGACATAGTCATTAAAACAGGAATACCTATTCCTTTAGTGGAATTGCGTGTGATTGATGCTGAAGGTAAAGATGTTCCAAGGGACAGTAAAACTGTTGGTGAAATTGTTGTCAGAACCCCATGGCTTACTAGAGATTATTATAAAGACCCTGAGAAAACAAAAGAGTTGTGGGCTGGAGGATGGTTGCACACTGGTGATATAGCAGTAATAGATGAATACGGCTACATAAAAATTGTGGACAGAATAAAAGATGTAGTGAAAAGTGGAGGAGAATGGATTTCATCATTAACACTTGAGGATTTAATCGCGTTACATCCAGCAGTATCAGAAGTAGCAGTGATAGGTGCTCCTCATCCAAGATGGGGCGAAAGACCAGTAGCAATCATAGTTGCAAAGAAAGGCATGCAGGTTACAGAGGATGAACTAAAGAAACATCTAGAAAATTATGTAGAATCTGGTAGAATTACCAAATGGTGGATACCAGATAAATTCATATTCGTGAATGAAATACCAAAAACAAGCACTGGAAAAATAGATAAAAAAATTCTTAGAGACCAGTATAAAACACTATTCTAA
- a CDS encoding glutamine synthetase family protein — protein MPVKNSIESYKEAIDRLEKSGIKYLRVAAVDLAGQPRVVTIHKSSLNEVIYEGAGIDGSSVPGFTEIEESDLVIKPDLNTLVIAPWDSPHVAWVIGDIYKHNNEPFEKNPRSILKNTLGSVKKLGLRVLMGVELEFFLVTGPQPKPLDDGYYYSAEPTRIGDEICRKIGELFDTYNVVKHHHEVAPGQYEFTLEASDPLTIADRLFLVKTAFKFMAKERGITATFMPKPFWGINGSGAHIHMSLWRGNKNLFYEDAEKVSKAAVNFVSGILDHSRALSAIVAPLVNSYKRLVPGYEAPVYIAWAYGNRSAIIRVPAHLVKNKVEAHIEYRHPDPSLNPYLALSVIIAAGIEGINRKLESQPVNVNLYHLSNTEREKLGVKALPVNLGEAVEDLTHDSLVKSTLGEALYESFINLKKREYDDYISSVGSWDSTKYTITEWEYKRYLNI, from the coding sequence ATGCCAGTAAAAAATAGTATAGAATCGTACAAAGAAGCGATAGATCGTTTAGAAAAATCTGGAATAAAATATTTAAGAGTTGCTGCGGTTGATTTGGCAGGACAGCCAAGAGTTGTAACTATTCATAAGAGTAGTTTAAATGAAGTTATTTATGAGGGGGCTGGAATTGATGGGTCATCAGTGCCAGGGTTTACTGAGATTGAGGAAAGCGATCTAGTAATAAAACCTGATCTGAATACATTGGTGATCGCTCCATGGGACTCACCCCATGTAGCCTGGGTAATAGGAGATATTTACAAACACAACAATGAACCGTTTGAAAAAAATCCAAGATCTATACTTAAAAATACTTTAGGCAGTGTGAAAAAACTAGGTTTAAGAGTGTTAATGGGTGTTGAATTAGAATTCTTTTTAGTTACTGGACCCCAACCTAAACCGTTAGATGACGGATACTATTATTCAGCTGAACCTACAAGAATTGGTGATGAAATCTGTCGTAAAATAGGCGAGTTATTTGACACGTATAATGTGGTAAAGCATCATCATGAGGTAGCACCAGGACAATATGAATTCACACTAGAGGCGAGTGATCCATTAACTATTGCAGATAGGCTCTTTTTAGTTAAAACTGCTTTCAAATTCATGGCAAAAGAAAGAGGAATTACAGCAACTTTTATGCCAAAACCATTTTGGGGAATTAATGGAAGCGGAGCACACATTCACATGAGTCTATGGAGAGGTAATAAAAATCTCTTCTATGAAGATGCTGAAAAAGTATCGAAAGCTGCTGTGAACTTTGTAAGCGGAATATTGGATCACTCACGCGCTCTTTCAGCAATAGTTGCACCGCTAGTAAACTCGTATAAAAGACTCGTGCCAGGTTATGAGGCCCCGGTATACATAGCTTGGGCGTATGGCAACAGATCAGCAATAATAAGAGTGCCAGCGCATTTAGTTAAAAATAAGGTTGAAGCGCATATAGAGTATAGACATCCCGACCCCTCGCTAAATCCATACTTGGCATTAAGTGTTATCATAGCTGCAGGAATTGAGGGAATCAATAGAAAATTGGAATCACAACCTGTTAACGTGAACCTTTATCACTTAAGCAACACTGAAAGAGAGAAGCTTGGTGTGAAAGCATTACCTGTAAACTTAGGTGAGGCAGTAGAGGATCTAACTCATGATTCGTTAGTTAAATCAACTCTAGGTGAAGCTCTTTACGAATCTTTCATCAATCTGAAAAAACGTGAATATGATGATTACATATCATCTGTGGGAAGCTGGGATTCTACAAAATATACAATTACTGAGTGGGAGTATAAGCGTTATCTTAACATATAG